In a single window of the Cucurbita pepo subsp. pepo cultivar mu-cu-16 chromosome LG18, ASM280686v2, whole genome shotgun sequence genome:
- the LOC111779988 gene encoding uncharacterized protein LOC111779988 isoform X1 codes for MEMAVCNAKACLEKKRKRKRRRRGNTTRGDHRGCDPDEYDASTENNVSQESPKKMCLNMKPEIGQSHFEVNILGEKNEKKHDDLPCGEASGMSVLTLLNVEVLKEDDEASTSPNADVYSADGKENSLVPEDLDGKGTNMVKRDDEHTETVDHSTPSSHIKTQRIRKRKRRRGKGRSLESPKKNLETNVEDEKKDSLLNHPHEEETNDHLKNFVTEEVTNGALLEESVDCSISEKTELSANTKESSMVIADPHRSKDFENATMIKIHDDCLETKHCLAQSNSDDTHGKTRRVRKRGRRRRKFAGSFEGSLNSEVEDNNKDAAFNCLNEMHATSLHEQSTTTKIVKKVVAEEMSTKVVAEEMSTKVVAEEMSVDCSVGVITSDVKEREETLKKKIPRFLSCDATNGNNSATGFTKKKLLILDVNGLLVDFVPYCPRGYTPDFVISRKAVFKRPFCDDFLSFCFERFEVGIWSSRTRKNLSMLVKSLMRDSRHKLLFCWDQSHCTATRFNTIENSRKPLVLKELKKIWENLGPNLPWKKGEFDASNTLLLDDSPYKALRNPANTAIFPTTYQYKDRDDTSLGPGGDLRTYLEGLSTAENVKKYVEQNPFGQKPISESSPCWKFYRRIINNEKGRR; via the exons ATGGAAATGGCTGTTTGTAATGCAAAAGCTtgtttggaaaagaaaaggaaaagaaagaggagaagGAGGGGTAACACCACTAGAGGCGATCACCGAGGTTGTGATCCTGATGAATATGATGCTTCAACAGAAAATAATGTTTCTCAAgaatctccaaaaaaaatgtgtttaaACATGAAGCCAGAAATAGGACAATCTCATTTTGAAGTAAATATACTAGGGgaaaagaatgagaagaagCACGATGATTTACCATGTGGAGAAGCATCTGGAATGTCTGTCTTGACCCTATTGAACGTTGAAGTTCttaaagaagatgatgaagcaTCTACTTCCCCAAATGCAGATGTTTATTCAGCAGATGGAAAGGAAAATTCTttagttcccgaggatctagATGGGAAAGGTACTAATATGGTTAAACGAGATGATGAGCATACAGAGACTGTAGATCATTCAACTCCTTCGAGCCATATCAAAACCCAAAGgataaggaaaagaaagcgTCGTCGTGGAAAGGGAAGGTCCTTAGAGtcccctaaaaaaaatttggaaaccaATGTGGAGGACGAAAAGAAAGATTCTCTATTGAACCACCCTCATGAAGAGGAGACAAATGACCaccttaaaaattttgtaACAGAAGAGGTTACGAATGGGGCTTTGTTGGAAGAATCAGTTGACTGCTCAATTAGTGAAAAAACAGAGTTGTCTGCAAATACGAAGGAAAGCTCTATGGTTATTGCAGATCCTCATAGGTCCAAGGATTTTGAAAATGCTACCATGATTAAAATACATGATGACTGCTTAGAGACTAAGCATTGTTTGGCTCAATCAAACAGTGATGATACCCATGGCAAAACAAGAAGAGTGAGAAAAAGAGGTCGAAGAAGGAGAAAGTTTGCAGGTTCCTTTGAAGGAAGTTTGAATTCTGAAGTGGAAGACAATAATAAAGATGCTGCATTCAACTGTTTAAATGAAATGCATGCAACTAGTTTGCATGAGCAATCTACCACCACCAAGATAGTTAAAAAGGTTGTGGCGGAAGAAATGTCGACTAAGGTTGTGGCGGAAGAAATGTCGACTAAGGTTGTGGCGGAAGAAATGTCAGTCGACTGCTCTGTGGGTGTAATTACATCAGATGtgaaggagagagaggaaactttaaagaaaaagattccTCGTTTTTTGTCTTGTGATGCAACAAATGGTAACAACAGTGCAACTGGATTTACAAAGAAAAAGCTTCTCATACTTGATGTAAATGGACTACTCGTAGATTTTGTTCCATATTGTCCACGTGGATACACTCCGGACTTCGTAATATCACGTAAAGCAG tgTTTAAGAGGCCCTTCTGTGACGACTTTCTAAGCTTTTgttttgagagatttgaaGTGGGGATATGGTCATCGAGAACCCG GAAGAACCTGAGTATGTTAGTTAAGTCTCTTATGAGAGATTCCAGACACAAGCTACTTTTTTGCTGG GATCAATCGCACTGTACAGCTACAAGGTTCAACACTATTGAGAACAGTAGGAAGCCCCTCGTTTTGAAGGAACTGAAAAAAATATGGGAAAATTTGGGACCGAATCTTCCATGGAAAAAGGGGGAGTTCGATGCATCAAACACTTTACTGTTGGATGATTCTCCATACAAGGCCTTGCGGAATCCA GCTAATACTGCAATATTTCCTACTACGTATCAGTACAAGGACAGAGATGATACGTCATTAG GACCTGGTGGTGATCTTCGCACTTATTTGGAGGGTTTATCTACAGcagaaaatgttaaaaaatatgttgaaCAGAATCCATTTGGTCAAAAACCCATTTCCGAATCTAGTCCATGTTGGAAATTCTACCGTAGGATTATAAATAATGAGAAGGGACGACGATGA
- the LOC111779988 gene encoding uncharacterized protein LOC111779988 isoform X2, which yields MEMAVCNAKACLEKKRKRKRRRRGNTTRGDHRGCDPDEYDASTENNVSQESPKKMCLNMKPEIGQSHFEVNILGEKNEKKHDDLPCGEASGMSVLTLLNVEVLKEDDEASTSPNADVYSADGKENSLVPEDLDGKGTNMVKRDDEHTETVDHSTPSSHIKTQRIRKRKRRRGKGRSLESPKKNLETNVEDEKKDSLLNHPHEEETNDHLKNFVTEEVTNGALLEESVDCSISEKTELSANTKESSMVIADPHRSKDFENATMIKIHDDCLETKHCLAQSNSDDTHGKTRRVRKRGRRRRKFAGSFEGSLNSEVEDNNKDAAFNCLNEMHATSLHEQSTTTKIVKKVVAEEMSTKVVAEEMSTKVVAEEMSVDCSVGVITSDVKEREETLKKKIPRFLSCDATNGNNSATGFTKKKLLILDVNGLLVDFVPYCPRGYTPDFVISRKAVFKRPFCDDFLSFCFERFEVGIWSSRTRKNLSMLVKSLMRDSRHKLLFCWDQSHCTATRFNTIENSRKPLVLKELKKIWENLGPNLPWKKGEFDASNTLLLDDSPYKALRNPANTAIFPTTYQYKDRDDTSLGFEFKTL from the exons ATGGAAATGGCTGTTTGTAATGCAAAAGCTtgtttggaaaagaaaaggaaaagaaagaggagaagGAGGGGTAACACCACTAGAGGCGATCACCGAGGTTGTGATCCTGATGAATATGATGCTTCAACAGAAAATAATGTTTCTCAAgaatctccaaaaaaaatgtgtttaaACATGAAGCCAGAAATAGGACAATCTCATTTTGAAGTAAATATACTAGGGgaaaagaatgagaagaagCACGATGATTTACCATGTGGAGAAGCATCTGGAATGTCTGTCTTGACCCTATTGAACGTTGAAGTTCttaaagaagatgatgaagcaTCTACTTCCCCAAATGCAGATGTTTATTCAGCAGATGGAAAGGAAAATTCTttagttcccgaggatctagATGGGAAAGGTACTAATATGGTTAAACGAGATGATGAGCATACAGAGACTGTAGATCATTCAACTCCTTCGAGCCATATCAAAACCCAAAGgataaggaaaagaaagcgTCGTCGTGGAAAGGGAAGGTCCTTAGAGtcccctaaaaaaaatttggaaaccaATGTGGAGGACGAAAAGAAAGATTCTCTATTGAACCACCCTCATGAAGAGGAGACAAATGACCaccttaaaaattttgtaACAGAAGAGGTTACGAATGGGGCTTTGTTGGAAGAATCAGTTGACTGCTCAATTAGTGAAAAAACAGAGTTGTCTGCAAATACGAAGGAAAGCTCTATGGTTATTGCAGATCCTCATAGGTCCAAGGATTTTGAAAATGCTACCATGATTAAAATACATGATGACTGCTTAGAGACTAAGCATTGTTTGGCTCAATCAAACAGTGATGATACCCATGGCAAAACAAGAAGAGTGAGAAAAAGAGGTCGAAGAAGGAGAAAGTTTGCAGGTTCCTTTGAAGGAAGTTTGAATTCTGAAGTGGAAGACAATAATAAAGATGCTGCATTCAACTGTTTAAATGAAATGCATGCAACTAGTTTGCATGAGCAATCTACCACCACCAAGATAGTTAAAAAGGTTGTGGCGGAAGAAATGTCGACTAAGGTTGTGGCGGAAGAAATGTCGACTAAGGTTGTGGCGGAAGAAATGTCAGTCGACTGCTCTGTGGGTGTAATTACATCAGATGtgaaggagagagaggaaactttaaagaaaaagattccTCGTTTTTTGTCTTGTGATGCAACAAATGGTAACAACAGTGCAACTGGATTTACAAAGAAAAAGCTTCTCATACTTGATGTAAATGGACTACTCGTAGATTTTGTTCCATATTGTCCACGTGGATACACTCCGGACTTCGTAATATCACGTAAAGCAG tgTTTAAGAGGCCCTTCTGTGACGACTTTCTAAGCTTTTgttttgagagatttgaaGTGGGGATATGGTCATCGAGAACCCG GAAGAACCTGAGTATGTTAGTTAAGTCTCTTATGAGAGATTCCAGACACAAGCTACTTTTTTGCTGG GATCAATCGCACTGTACAGCTACAAGGTTCAACACTATTGAGAACAGTAGGAAGCCCCTCGTTTTGAAGGAACTGAAAAAAATATGGGAAAATTTGGGACCGAATCTTCCATGGAAAAAGGGGGAGTTCGATGCATCAAACACTTTACTGTTGGATGATTCTCCATACAAGGCCTTGCGGAATCCA GCTAATACTGCAATATTTCCTACTACGTATCAGTACAAGGACAGAGATGATACGTCATTAG GTTTTGAGTTCAAGACATTATAG